The Sphaeramia orbicularis chromosome 16, fSphaOr1.1, whole genome shotgun sequence genome window below encodes:
- the rusc1 gene encoding uncharacterized protein rusc1 isoform X2, translating into MQSSSCSSQPLKPRRFDTTRRTVAGPKSHGPGLQKEDKNMNTITTSSPRRATKGPSAPSRTRGGAQPRAPLYQSRVNSQKQASAVSKSAKPKPKSGQAAAATQNAPAPAPPVLPSVLPLDPNCNEPSLPCLCCDGRSPQDNNSMFNHNHNNNNTISLRQQMQLPPPPAPVPEKQNEAGAKARSEPPSQAQLELSACKDVSVENEEKSTDLDNKKNVKLEEDDDEESSGDVDIDDDDEEEADNDDDDDDDDDDTLVPSCCDCPPSLLEFSLSSSTSSSSSTSISSCSDLESDCADQPTSICSSLDQESLSFTLSPKDRCPQQAPPARSPPSLPLSCNPFSVTSHSPIPPCSPDEGYPSALDSPSPDYLGVKGDSEVTKLGLLDFLESVGEFGKMERFSQVIQVARWDLEGEQHWDVLRDRLDHLDRLEKVNREVKLAHIARLHEKGFDLGDLEEQDLSDIMDEMGNIDIPWKLYKSRREEMEDSQEFSDAGVDLTAPSDCDDPLVPDSLTPSPAEPPPRPPKPPARHASVSSDLHTYINISRETTSMAVSTSPTPTLSTFSLNSSSPTFTTFRCEKPLPLSPPSIPPLPASKPVPYLTLYTAPSPPPAIPTPTPPIPPPRRRHLARKEAQRLAALQAEQEKTPLSLPPPTTRPPPLPPPPVISVSSMSSPPAIPPPPALPPPPSFHALDVEIRKLLMLAGLTQAELLKLSPELGVCVGGLEDEEDAGVTSRSGEPHEFRIKDRQQEKEYDTAIIVRDGWSSRSKLDGDRRVDILGEAEENKKKEESKDTQRTTSFSEMARRRKRNNGLTSEPYYSTGLSNTQELKANRLSYETLHYSAELLDSPPPPPPPRPLPPIPPCLPPPKVSTLPANSAQPERFDWLIAFTPDCEAPPQPLPQDLRKSHTEPPKKSGSSGSSPGSAPKVTTFKELRFRNKSASPPTKVITEPDPDPTVITPDPDILYNLKWRREKVGSDGNQWEYTSQAQAFFMQPPPALTSMAALKEMLQRADEEGGQLELCPSQKIGSSVSDSSLWTMGREWEYEEFKREEKEMKEEEDQEEGEEEVEVRGRADGGRTFESRTTAVRSVSFAGSVQRGETSWMGEDVKHPMRGLGLSSLCLQEKRALVSAVSVAVEAILAQFSSSRTVVQKTLSGDSTINPSLGRLVLQCLCPALHSLLTDGLKPYQSDLIAGRRPNSAWSLVQASTRPGLKTQALFNLQVRVGELPQLKQSKHRFNAFLLGLLNTKHLDFWLSHLQSSRDVLETYYHPSSFMRLSSTACQPLFEELLLLLQPLSLLTFNLDLLFQHHHLEPDSQSPEIPSPPCQDAGFQVSTKGTESMIMGCKYMESLSEVDFGSPDFQAAKDVKSSPLSNPKNGEPAESTNGNAAPVKASVPLEQTSPQLLWVQEKEIGALPPPDVEEDSLTQQAGQVIQQGWGAVMRWGGRLSQNLAELSLAAGKKEEMKTDQPDLQSQAGSDFAPVSGGAQVPWGLGRLFGASKNPNSPTGHPPPTRRPSQWLAPGVTALTRMVSSSSVPVIRRMPELHRDSDPESDKEAETLEMKDKPRPLRSVRTLCDHTGTGSELSFSKGEELVVLGGVDQDWIRCRQGDNEGLVPIGYTSLIM; encoded by the exons atgcagtcCTCTAGCTGCTCCTCTCAGCCTCTAAAGCCACGCCGTTTTGACACCACCAGACGGACCGTAGCAGGACCAAAGTCTCATGGCCCTGGTTTACAGAAAGAGGATAAAAACATGAATACAATCACCACTTCCTCCCCACGTCGGGCAACTAAAGGCCCCTCAGCACCTTCCAGAACCAGAGGGGGAGCACAGCCTCGAGCTCCGCTGTACCAGTCCAGAGTGAACTCACAAAAACAGGCATCTGCCGTCTCCAAATCGGCTAAGCCCAAACCCAAAAGTGGTCAGGCGGCGGCAGCAACCCAAAATGCACCTGCACCCGCTCCTCCTGTGCTTCCCTCTGTTCTGCCTCTCGACCCAAATTGTAACGAACCCAGTTTGCCATGCTTGTGCTGCGATGGGCGCTCCCCTCAGGACAACAACAGTATGTTCAATCATAACCacaacaataataacacaatCTCTCTCAGACAGCAAATGCAGCTTCCGCCTCCTCCGGCCCCAGTGCCTGAGAAGCAGAATGAAGCAGGGGCCAAGGCCCGGTCTGAGCCTCCATCACAGGCCCAGCTGGAGCTCTCTGCCTGCAAAGATGTCAGTGTGGAAAATGAGGAGAAGAGCACTGATCTTGAcaacaagaaaaatgtaaaactagaagaagatgatgatgaggagagCAGTGgagatgttgatattgatgatgatgatgaagaggaggctgacaatgatgacgacgatgacgatgatgatgatgacacccTGGTCCCCTCATGTTGTGACTGCCCCCCCTCTCTCCTGGAGTTCTCACtctcctcttctacctcctctTCATCGTCCACTTCCATCAGCTCCTGCTCTGATCTGGAGTCTGACTGTGCGGATCAGCCCACTTCCATCTGCTCTTCCCTTGACCAAGAGAGTCTATCTTTCACTCTGTCTCCCAAAGATCGCTGTCCTCAGCAAGCCCCTCCAGCTCGTTCACCTCCATCCCTTCCTCTTAGTTGCAATCCCTTCTCTGTAACGTCACACTCCCCCATTCCCCCATGCTCCCCAGATGAGGGCTACCCCTCTGCCCTCGACTCCCCATCTCCTGACTATTTAGGAGTCAAAGGTGATTCAGAGGTCACTAAACTTGGCTTACTTGACTTCCTTGAATCAGTTGGGGAGTTTGGTAAAATGGAACGTTTCAGCCAGGTCATCCAAGTGGCACGTTGGGATCTGGAAGGAGAGCAGCACTGGGATGTTCTGAGGGATCGTCTAGATCATCTGGATCGTTTGGAAAAAGTGAACAGGGAAGTAAAACTAGCACACATCGCCAGACTGCATGAGAAAGGGTTTGATCTTGGCGATCTGGAAGAACAGGACCTCTCAGATATCATGGATGAAATGGGAAACATTGACATACCCTGGAAGTTGTATAAAAGTCGCAGAGAAGAAATGGAAGACTCACAGGAGTTTTCCGATGCTGGGGTTGACCTCACTGCTCCATCAGATTGTGATGATCCTCTTGTTCCAGATTCCCTCACCCCGTCCCCTGCAGAGCCACCACCAAGACCCCCCAAACCACCTGCACGTCATGCAAGCGTGAGCTCTGACCTTCACACCTACATCAATATCAGCAGGGAGACCACCTCAATGGCTGTCTCCACCTCCCCTACACCCACATTGTCGACTTTCTCCCTGAACTCCTCATCTCCTACATTCACTACCTTCAGGTGTGAGAAGCCCTTACCCCTATCTCCTCCATCCATACCTCCTCTACCGGCCTCAAAGCCTGTTCCATATCTCACCCTCTACACAGCTCCCTCTCCACCCCCAGCTATCCCTACCCCAACCCCTCCCATACCTCCTCCTCGGAGGCGACACCTTGCTAGGAAGGAAGCACAACGTCTTGCTGCTCTTCAAGCTGAACAGGAAAAGACCCCTCTTTCCCTTCCACCTCCTACCACACGTCCCCCACCTCTACCTCCTCCACCTGTCATCTCAGTCTCATCTATGTCATCTCCCCCTGCCATACCACCACCACCAGCTTTGCCTCCTCCCCCGTCCTTCCACGCTCTGGATGTAGAGATTCGGAAGCTGTTGATGCTTGCTGGGTTGACTCAAGCTGAGCTCCTCAAACTCAGCCCAGAGCTCGGTGTCTGTGTTGGGGGgctggaggatgaggaggatgctGGTGTCACATCCAGATCTGGAGAGCCACATGAGTTCAGAATAAAAGACCGGCAGCAGGAGAAGGAATATGACACAGCGATAATAGTCAGGGATGGATGGAGCAGCAGGAGCAAATTGGATGGAGATCGAAGAGTAGATATACTTGGAGAAgctgaagaaaacaaaaagaaagaggaaagcAAAGACACACAAAGAACCACATCATTTAGTGAGATGGCAAGGAGAAGGAAGCGGAACAATGGTCTGACATCTGAACCTTACTACAGCACTGGTCTAAGCAATACACAAGAATTAAAAGCAAATAGACTGAGCTATGAGACTTTACATTATTCTGCTGAGTTACTTGAttcacctccccctcctcctcctccacgccCCTTACCCCCAATCCCACCATGTTTGCCACCCCCCAAAGTCAGCACTCTCCCTGCCAACTCTGCACAACCTGAGCGCTTTGATTGGCTCATAGCATTTACACCTGACTGTGAGGCTCCACCACAGCCCCTTCCCCAGGATTTAAGAAAGTCCCATACAGAACCCCCAAAGAAGAGTGGCTCCTCAGGGTCATCTCCAGGGTCAGCTCCAAAAGTCACAACCTTCAAAGAGCTGCGTTTTCGCAACAAGAGTGCATCGCCTCCAACAAAAGTGATCACTGAGCCTGATCCTGACCCCACAGTCATAACACCTGATCCAGATATACTCTACAACCTGAAGTGGAGAAGGGAGAAGGTGGGTAGCGACGGCAACCAGTGGGAGTACACCTCCCAGGCCCAGGCCTTCTTCATGCAGCCACCGCCCGCCCTCACCTCAATGGCTGCTCTGAAGGAAATGCTACAGAGGGCTGACGAGGAGGGTGGACAACTAGAACTGTGCCCGTCACAGAAGATTGGCTCATCTGTCAGTGACAGCAGCTTGTGGACCATGGGCAGGGAATGGGAATATGAAGAATTTAAGAgggaggaaaaggaaatgaaagaagaagaagatcaagaagaaggagaagaagaggtgGAGGTGAGAGGACGAGCTGATGGAGGAAGGACTTTTGAATCAAGAACTACAG CTGTTCGCAGTGTCTCTTTTGCTGGATCTGTACAGAGAGGAGAGACATCCTGGATGGGCGAAGATGTGAAGCATCCAATGAGAGGTCTTGGCCTGTCCTCTCTATGCCTGCAGGAAAAGAGAG CTCTGGTCAGTGCGGTTAGTGTGGCAGTGGAAGCCATCTTGGCCCAATTCAGTTCTTCTCGAACAGTAGTTCAGAAG ACCTTATCAGGAGATAGCACTATAAATCCATCTCTGGGCCGTCTCGTGCTGCAGTGTCTCTGCCCCGCCCTGCACAGCTTGCTGACCGATGGCCTAAAACCCTACCAGAGTGACCTGATTGCAGGCAGGAGGCCAaattcagcctggagccttgtccAGGCTTCAACCAGACCAG GCCTTAAAACACAAGCCCTGTTCAACCTACAAGTTCGAGTTGGAGAGCTGCCTCAGCTCAAGCAGAGCAAACACAGGTTCAACGCGTTCCTCCTTGGCCTACTTAA cACCAAGCATCTTGATTTCTGGCTGTCTCACCTTCAGTCCAGCAGAG ATGTATTGGAGACATACTACCATCCCTCATCCTTTATGCGTCTGTCATCGACTGCTTGCCAGCCTCTGTTTGAGGAGCTGCTTCTCTTGCTGCAGCCCCTGAGCCTGCTGACCTTTAACCTCGACCTACTCTTCCAGCACCACCATTTAGAGCCTGACAGTCAAAGTCCAGAGATCCCCAGCCCACCATGTCAGGATGCAGGATTTCAGGTTTCAACAAAGGGAACTGAATCTATGATCATGGGATGTAAATATATGGAAAGTCTCTCAGAAGTAGACTTTGGAAGTCCAGATTTTCAAGCTGCTAAAGATGTAAAATCATCACCACTGTCAAATCCAAAGAATGGAGAGCCAGCAGAGTCAACAAATGGCAATGCTGCACCTGTAAAGGCTTCTGTCCCTCTTGAGCAGACCAGTCCACAGCTGCTGTGGGTGCAGGAGAAGGAAATTGGAGCTTTACCTCCTCCTGATGTTGAGGAGGACAGCCTTACACAGCAGGCAGGACAG gtGATCCAGCAGGGATGGGGAGCTGTGATGCGCTGGGGAGGCCGACTGAGCCAGAACCTGGCTGAGCTGAGCCTGGCTGCAGGGaagaaggaggagatgaagacaGATCAGCCTGATCTTCAGTCCCAGGCTGGGAGTGACTTTGCTCCAGTCAGCGGTGGTGCTCAGGTTCCCTGGGGTCTTGGGCGGCTTTTTGGAGCCTCTAAAAACCCCAACAGCCCGACAGGTCACCCACCACCAACCAG ACGCCCCTCACAATGGTTGGCTCCGGGTGTCACAGCGCTGACCCGCATGGTGAGCAGCAGCTCTGTGCCAGTAATCAGAAGGATGCCAGAGCTGCACAGGGACAGTGACCCCGAGTCAGACAAAGAGGCTGAAACACTAGAGATGAAGGACAAACCAAGACCACTCAG GTCAGTACGAACGCTGTGTGACCACACTGGAACAGGTTCAGAGCTCAGCTTCTCCAAGGGGGAGGAACTTGTGGTTTTAGGAGGCGTTGATCAAGACTGGATTCGCTGTCGTCAGGGAGACAATGAGGGGCTGGTGCCTATTGGGTATACCTCCCTCATCATGTGA
- the rusc1 gene encoding uncharacterized protein rusc1 isoform X1: MQSSSCSSQPLKPRRFDTTRRTVAGPKSHGPGLQKEDKNMNTITTSSPRRATKGPSAPSRTRGGAQPRAPLYQSRVNSQKQASAVSKSAKPKPKSGQAAAATQNAPAPAPPVLPSVLPLDPNCNEPSLPCLCCDGRSPQDNNSMFNHNHNNNNTISLRQQMQLPPPPAPVPEKQNEAGAKARSEPPSQAQLELSACKDVSVENEEKSTDLDNKKNVKLEEDDDEESSGDVDIDDDDEEEADNDDDDDDDDDDTLVPSCCDCPPSLLEFSLSSSTSSSSSTSISSCSDLESDCADQPTSICSSLDQESLSFTLSPKDRCPQQAPPARSPPSLPLSCNPFSVTSHSPIPPCSPDEGYPSALDSPSPDYLGVKGDSEVTKLGLLDFLESVGEFGKMERFSQVIQVARWDLEGEQHWDVLRDRLDHLDRLEKVNREVKLAHIARLHEKGFDLGDLEEQDLSDIMDEMGNIDIPWKLYKSRREEMEDSQEFSDAGVDLTAPSDCDDPLVPDSLTPSPAEPPPRPPKPPARHASVSSDLHTYINISRETTSMAVSTSPTPTLSTFSLNSSSPTFTTFRCEKPLPLSPPSIPPLPASKPVPYLTLYTAPSPPPAIPTPTPPIPPPRRRHLARKEAQRLAALQAEQEKTPLSLPPPTTRPPPLPPPPVISVSSMSSPPAIPPPPALPPPPSFHALDVEIRKLLMLAGLTQAELLKLSPELGVCVGGLEDEEDAGVTSRSGEPHEFRIKDRQQEKEYDTAIIVRDGWSSRSKLDGDRRVDILGEAEENKKKEESKDTQRTTSFSEMARRRKRNNGLTSEPYYSTGLSNTQELKANRLSYETLHYSAELLDSPPPPPPPRPLPPIPPCLPPPKVSTLPANSAQPERFDWLIAFTPDCEAPPQPLPQDLRKSHTEPPKKSGSSGSSPGSAPKVTTFKELRFRNKSASPPTKVITEPDPDPTVITPDPDILYNLKWRREKVGSDGNQWEYTSQAQAFFMQPPPALTSMAALKEMLQRADEEGGQLELCPSQKIGSSVSDSSLWTMGREWEYEEFKREEKEMKEEEDQEEGEEEVEVRGRADGGRTFESRTTVSSPPLSLAQSSQPYFLHSALPSYRPGFCNPYPVADPRPYSHEGRTSSDKHANTQWAPDASSAFIHRDDSSTDISCGFNSESLADFGVDSFHNYENYFKPNPQLAYKHINDSKTNHRDFVSDSICNFDSLYCSDSEKQKTHSASSTPISDTIDAPCCTTPYKNIDVMMTYSNSISAVDSLCSSSTEKHSNTDHNSNKSRTSKELPPLPTYYLYHPKNCPLHRGAPPRLSPIGALSPPQRSGAPPPGAAGSCLSSPLFPRSHTLPALAAPLYYPNLYPPVPPRAPPLPPKLYQATPQSRVATVRSVSFAGSVQRGETSWMGEDVKHPMRGLGLSSLCLQEKRALVSAVSVAVEAILAQFSSSRTVVQKTLSGDSTINPSLGRLVLQCLCPALHSLLTDGLKPYQSDLIAGRRPNSAWSLVQASTRPGLKTQALFNLQVRVGELPQLKQSKHRFNAFLLGLLNTKHLDFWLSHLQSSRDVLETYYHPSSFMRLSSTACQPLFEELLLLLQPLSLLTFNLDLLFQHHHLEPDSQSPEIPSPPCQDAGFQVSTKGTESMIMGCKYMESLSEVDFGSPDFQAAKDVKSSPLSNPKNGEPAESTNGNAAPVKASVPLEQTSPQLLWVQEKEIGALPPPDVEEDSLTQQAGQVIQQGWGAVMRWGGRLSQNLAELSLAAGKKEEMKTDQPDLQSQAGSDFAPVSGGAQVPWGLGRLFGASKNPNSPTGHPPPTRRPSQWLAPGVTALTRMVSSSSVPVIRRMPELHRDSDPESDKEAETLEMKDKPRPLRSVRTLCDHTGTGSELSFSKGEELVVLGGVDQDWIRCRQGDNEGLVPIGYTSLIM; encoded by the exons atgcagtcCTCTAGCTGCTCCTCTCAGCCTCTAAAGCCACGCCGTTTTGACACCACCAGACGGACCGTAGCAGGACCAAAGTCTCATGGCCCTGGTTTACAGAAAGAGGATAAAAACATGAATACAATCACCACTTCCTCCCCACGTCGGGCAACTAAAGGCCCCTCAGCACCTTCCAGAACCAGAGGGGGAGCACAGCCTCGAGCTCCGCTGTACCAGTCCAGAGTGAACTCACAAAAACAGGCATCTGCCGTCTCCAAATCGGCTAAGCCCAAACCCAAAAGTGGTCAGGCGGCGGCAGCAACCCAAAATGCACCTGCACCCGCTCCTCCTGTGCTTCCCTCTGTTCTGCCTCTCGACCCAAATTGTAACGAACCCAGTTTGCCATGCTTGTGCTGCGATGGGCGCTCCCCTCAGGACAACAACAGTATGTTCAATCATAACCacaacaataataacacaatCTCTCTCAGACAGCAAATGCAGCTTCCGCCTCCTCCGGCCCCAGTGCCTGAGAAGCAGAATGAAGCAGGGGCCAAGGCCCGGTCTGAGCCTCCATCACAGGCCCAGCTGGAGCTCTCTGCCTGCAAAGATGTCAGTGTGGAAAATGAGGAGAAGAGCACTGATCTTGAcaacaagaaaaatgtaaaactagaagaagatgatgatgaggagagCAGTGgagatgttgatattgatgatgatgatgaagaggaggctgacaatgatgacgacgatgacgatgatgatgatgacacccTGGTCCCCTCATGTTGTGACTGCCCCCCCTCTCTCCTGGAGTTCTCACtctcctcttctacctcctctTCATCGTCCACTTCCATCAGCTCCTGCTCTGATCTGGAGTCTGACTGTGCGGATCAGCCCACTTCCATCTGCTCTTCCCTTGACCAAGAGAGTCTATCTTTCACTCTGTCTCCCAAAGATCGCTGTCCTCAGCAAGCCCCTCCAGCTCGTTCACCTCCATCCCTTCCTCTTAGTTGCAATCCCTTCTCTGTAACGTCACACTCCCCCATTCCCCCATGCTCCCCAGATGAGGGCTACCCCTCTGCCCTCGACTCCCCATCTCCTGACTATTTAGGAGTCAAAGGTGATTCAGAGGTCACTAAACTTGGCTTACTTGACTTCCTTGAATCAGTTGGGGAGTTTGGTAAAATGGAACGTTTCAGCCAGGTCATCCAAGTGGCACGTTGGGATCTGGAAGGAGAGCAGCACTGGGATGTTCTGAGGGATCGTCTAGATCATCTGGATCGTTTGGAAAAAGTGAACAGGGAAGTAAAACTAGCACACATCGCCAGACTGCATGAGAAAGGGTTTGATCTTGGCGATCTGGAAGAACAGGACCTCTCAGATATCATGGATGAAATGGGAAACATTGACATACCCTGGAAGTTGTATAAAAGTCGCAGAGAAGAAATGGAAGACTCACAGGAGTTTTCCGATGCTGGGGTTGACCTCACTGCTCCATCAGATTGTGATGATCCTCTTGTTCCAGATTCCCTCACCCCGTCCCCTGCAGAGCCACCACCAAGACCCCCCAAACCACCTGCACGTCATGCAAGCGTGAGCTCTGACCTTCACACCTACATCAATATCAGCAGGGAGACCACCTCAATGGCTGTCTCCACCTCCCCTACACCCACATTGTCGACTTTCTCCCTGAACTCCTCATCTCCTACATTCACTACCTTCAGGTGTGAGAAGCCCTTACCCCTATCTCCTCCATCCATACCTCCTCTACCGGCCTCAAAGCCTGTTCCATATCTCACCCTCTACACAGCTCCCTCTCCACCCCCAGCTATCCCTACCCCAACCCCTCCCATACCTCCTCCTCGGAGGCGACACCTTGCTAGGAAGGAAGCACAACGTCTTGCTGCTCTTCAAGCTGAACAGGAAAAGACCCCTCTTTCCCTTCCACCTCCTACCACACGTCCCCCACCTCTACCTCCTCCACCTGTCATCTCAGTCTCATCTATGTCATCTCCCCCTGCCATACCACCACCACCAGCTTTGCCTCCTCCCCCGTCCTTCCACGCTCTGGATGTAGAGATTCGGAAGCTGTTGATGCTTGCTGGGTTGACTCAAGCTGAGCTCCTCAAACTCAGCCCAGAGCTCGGTGTCTGTGTTGGGGGgctggaggatgaggaggatgctGGTGTCACATCCAGATCTGGAGAGCCACATGAGTTCAGAATAAAAGACCGGCAGCAGGAGAAGGAATATGACACAGCGATAATAGTCAGGGATGGATGGAGCAGCAGGAGCAAATTGGATGGAGATCGAAGAGTAGATATACTTGGAGAAgctgaagaaaacaaaaagaaagaggaaagcAAAGACACACAAAGAACCACATCATTTAGTGAGATGGCAAGGAGAAGGAAGCGGAACAATGGTCTGACATCTGAACCTTACTACAGCACTGGTCTAAGCAATACACAAGAATTAAAAGCAAATAGACTGAGCTATGAGACTTTACATTATTCTGCTGAGTTACTTGAttcacctccccctcctcctcctccacgccCCTTACCCCCAATCCCACCATGTTTGCCACCCCCCAAAGTCAGCACTCTCCCTGCCAACTCTGCACAACCTGAGCGCTTTGATTGGCTCATAGCATTTACACCTGACTGTGAGGCTCCACCACAGCCCCTTCCCCAGGATTTAAGAAAGTCCCATACAGAACCCCCAAAGAAGAGTGGCTCCTCAGGGTCATCTCCAGGGTCAGCTCCAAAAGTCACAACCTTCAAAGAGCTGCGTTTTCGCAACAAGAGTGCATCGCCTCCAACAAAAGTGATCACTGAGCCTGATCCTGACCCCACAGTCATAACACCTGATCCAGATATACTCTACAACCTGAAGTGGAGAAGGGAGAAGGTGGGTAGCGACGGCAACCAGTGGGAGTACACCTCCCAGGCCCAGGCCTTCTTCATGCAGCCACCGCCCGCCCTCACCTCAATGGCTGCTCTGAAGGAAATGCTACAGAGGGCTGACGAGGAGGGTGGACAACTAGAACTGTGCCCGTCACAGAAGATTGGCTCATCTGTCAGTGACAGCAGCTTGTGGACCATGGGCAGGGAATGGGAATATGAAGAATTTAAGAgggaggaaaaggaaatgaaagaagaagaagatcaagaagaaggagaagaagaggtgGAGGTGAGAGGACGAGCTGATGGAGGAAGGACTTTTGAATCAAGAACTACAG TTTCCTCCCCCCCGTTGTCCCTTGCCCAGTCCTCCCAACCCTATTTCCTCCACTCTGCGCTCCCTTCCTATCGTCCAGGCTTTTGTAACCCCTATCCCGTTGCAGATCCCAGACCCTACAGCCATGAAGGCAGAACGTCCTCAGACAAACACGCCAACACACAGTGGGCTCCTGATGCCAGCTCAGCTTTTATCCACAGAGATGATTCCAGTACTGATATAAGCTGTGGGTTTAACTCGGAATCCCTGGCTGATTTTGGTGTGGACTCTTTTCATAATTATGAGAATTACTTTAAACCAAATCCCCAATTGGCATACAAACATATCAATGATTCCAAAACCAATCACAGAGACTTTGTGTCTGACTCCATCTGTAATTTTGACTCACTCTACTGCAGTGATTCAGAGAAGCAGAAGACACACTCTGCATCGAGCACACCTATTAGTGACACTATTGATGCTCCATGTTGCACCACCCCATATAAAAACATTGATGTCATGATGACGTACTCAAATAGTATCAGCGCTGTGGATTCGCTTTGTTCGAGCAGCACAGAAAAGCACTCAAACACAGACCACAACAGCAACAAGTCCAGGACATCCAAAGAGCTTCCTCCCCTCCCCACTTATTACCTGTACCACCCTAAGAACTGCCCTCTGCATAGGGGTGCTCCACCTCGGCTCTCCCCTATTGGAGCACTCTCCCCTCCCCAGCGCTCTGGAGCCCCCCCTCCTGGTGCGGCTGGTTCTTGCCTCAGCTCCCCGCTTTTCCCCCGGTCACACACCTTGCCTGCCCTTGCTGCTCCCCTTTACTATCCAAACCTCTACCCTCCAGTCCCACCCAGAGCTCCCCCCTTACCCCCAAAACTCTACCAGGCTACTCCGCAGTCACGTGTGGCGA CTGTTCGCAGTGTCTCTTTTGCTGGATCTGTACAGAGAGGAGAGACATCCTGGATGGGCGAAGATGTGAAGCATCCAATGAGAGGTCTTGGCCTGTCCTCTCTATGCCTGCAGGAAAAGAGAG CTCTGGTCAGTGCGGTTAGTGTGGCAGTGGAAGCCATCTTGGCCCAATTCAGTTCTTCTCGAACAGTAGTTCAGAAG ACCTTATCAGGAGATAGCACTATAAATCCATCTCTGGGCCGTCTCGTGCTGCAGTGTCTCTGCCCCGCCCTGCACAGCTTGCTGACCGATGGCCTAAAACCCTACCAGAGTGACCTGATTGCAGGCAGGAGGCCAaattcagcctggagccttgtccAGGCTTCAACCAGACCAG GCCTTAAAACACAAGCCCTGTTCAACCTACAAGTTCGAGTTGGAGAGCTGCCTCAGCTCAAGCAGAGCAAACACAGGTTCAACGCGTTCCTCCTTGGCCTACTTAA cACCAAGCATCTTGATTTCTGGCTGTCTCACCTTCAGTCCAGCAGAG ATGTATTGGAGACATACTACCATCCCTCATCCTTTATGCGTCTGTCATCGACTGCTTGCCAGCCTCTGTTTGAGGAGCTGCTTCTCTTGCTGCAGCCCCTGAGCCTGCTGACCTTTAACCTCGACCTACTCTTCCAGCACCACCATTTAGAGCCTGACAGTCAAAGTCCAGAGATCCCCAGCCCACCATGTCAGGATGCAGGATTTCAGGTTTCAACAAAGGGAACTGAATCTATGATCATGGGATGTAAATATATGGAAAGTCTCTCAGAAGTAGACTTTGGAAGTCCAGATTTTCAAGCTGCTAAAGATGTAAAATCATCACCACTGTCAAATCCAAAGAATGGAGAGCCAGCAGAGTCAACAAATGGCAATGCTGCACCTGTAAAGGCTTCTGTCCCTCTTGAGCAGACCAGTCCACAGCTGCTGTGGGTGCAGGAGAAGGAAATTGGAGCTTTACCTCCTCCTGATGTTGAGGAGGACAGCCTTACACAGCAGGCAGGACAG gtGATCCAGCAGGGATGGGGAGCTGTGATGCGCTGGGGAGGCCGACTGAGCCAGAACCTGGCTGAGCTGAGCCTGGCTGCAGGGaagaaggaggagatgaagacaGATCAGCCTGATCTTCAGTCCCAGGCTGGGAGTGACTTTGCTCCAGTCAGCGGTGGTGCTCAGGTTCCCTGGGGTCTTGGGCGGCTTTTTGGAGCCTCTAAAAACCCCAACAGCCCGACAGGTCACCCACCACCAACCAG ACGCCCCTCACAATGGTTGGCTCCGGGTGTCACAGCGCTGACCCGCATGGTGAGCAGCAGCTCTGTGCCAGTAATCAGAAGGATGCCAGAGCTGCACAGGGACAGTGACCCCGAGTCAGACAAAGAGGCTGAAACACTAGAGATGAAGGACAAACCAAGACCACTCAG GTCAGTACGAACGCTGTGTGACCACACTGGAACAGGTTCAGAGCTCAGCTTCTCCAAGGGGGAGGAACTTGTGGTTTTAGGAGGCGTTGATCAAGACTGGATTCGCTGTCGTCAGGGAGACAATGAGGGGCTGGTGCCTATTGGGTATACCTCCCTCATCATGTGA